From one Marmota flaviventris isolate mMarFla1 chromosome 1, mMarFla1.hap1, whole genome shotgun sequence genomic stretch:
- the Csrnp1 gene encoding cysteine/serine-rich nuclear protein 1, translated as MTGLLKKRKFDQLEEDSSSFCSSTSSDCVSRSCSPSSSVSDEESPWGQMPLPERDFCGSQSFTPRSILKRAPRERPCRVAFTGITVFYFPRCQGFTSVPSRGGCTLGMAPRHSACRHFSLCEFTQEQARARREKLRQRLKEEKLEMLRWKLSASGVPEGEAGLPLTVDAINDASVEEDLAVAVAGGRLEEVNFLQPHPARRRRALLRASGVRRIDREEKRELKALRQSREDCGCRCDRVCDPETCSCSLAGIKCQMDHTGFPCGCCKEGCENPNGRVEFNQARVQTHFIHTLTRLQLEQGAESLGELEAPAQGSPANPGEQDMVSSFPLANPPASSELGDNSCSSDMTDSSTTSSSSGASEAPDHPTHPGLPGPGFQPSMDDDSLARILSFSDSDLGGEEEEEEGGVGNLDNLSCFYPTDIFTGDPGGLASWTHNYSGTSFVPGILDENANLDASCFLNGGFEGLRESSLPGTSVPPSVDIHQSNSVDLSLSSCDSFELLQSLPDYSLGPHYTSQKAPGSLDNLEASHGPLPGLSPPGDGSTCFLESLMGLSEPVADALAPFIDSQFEDTAPASLVEPVQV; from the exons ATGACTGGGCTGCTGAAGAAGAGGAAGTTTGACCAGCTGGAGGAGGACTCCTCCTCGTTctgctcctccacctcctctgaCTGCGTCTCTCGTTCCTGCTCCCCAAGCTCTTCGGTCTCAGATGAAGAGAGCCCCTGGGGTCAGATGCCCCTACCTGAAAGGGACTTCTGTGGCTCCCAAAGTTTTACCC CTCGGTCCATTTTGAAGCGGGCTCCTCGGGAGCGCCCATGCCGTGTCGCCTTCACTGGCATCACTGTCTTCTACTTCCCACGGTGCCAGGGCTTCACCAGTGTGCCCAGCCGTGGTGGCTGTACTCTGGGCATGGCCCCTCGCCACAGCGCCTGCCGCCACTTCTCCTTGTGTGAGTTTACACAGGAACAAGCCCGGGCCCGGCGTGAGAAACTCCGCCAGCGTTTGAAAGAGGAGAAGCTAGAGATGCTACGTTGGAAG CTTTCGGCCTCTGGAGTACCTGAGGGGGAGGCAGGCCTGCCACTTACAGTGGATGCCATCAATGATGCCTCTGTGGAAGAAGACTTGGCAGTGGCTGTGGCAGGCGGCCGGTTGGAAGAAGTGAACTTCCTACAACCCCACCCAGCTCGGCGGCGGCGTGCTCTGCTGCGGGCTTCGGGTGTGCGAAGGATCGACCGCGAGGAGAAGCGGGAACTGAAGGCGCTGCGCCAATCCCGTGAGGACTGTGGCTGTCGCTGCGATAGGGTCTGTGACCCTGAGACCTGCAGCTGCAGCTTGGCGGGTATCAAGTGCCAG ATGGACCACACAGGGTTCCCCTGTGGCTGCTGTAAGGAGGGCTGTGAGAACCCCAACGGCCGTGTGGAATTTAATCAGGCGCGTGTGCAGACCCATTTCATCCACACGCTCACACGCCTGCAGCTGGAGCAGGGGGCTGAGAGCCTTGGAGAGCTGGAGGCCCCTGCACAGGGCAGCCCAGCCAACCCTGGCGAGCAGGACATGGTGTCCTCTTTCCCGTTGGCCAACCCCCCAGCAAGCAGTGAGCTGGGAGACAATAGCTGCAGCAGTGACATGACCGATTCTTCCACGACATCTTCCTCATCAGGCGCTAGTGAGGCCCCAGACCACCCCACCCATCCAGGCCTGCCTGGTCCTGGCTTCCAGCCAAGCATGGATGATGACAGCCTGGCGCGGATCCTGAGTTTCAGTGACTCTGACcttggtggggaggaggaggaagaggaagggggtgTGGGGAACCTGGACAACCTCAGCTGCTTTTACCCAACTGACATCTTTACTGGTGACCCTGGTGGCCTGGCCAGCTGGACCCACAACTACTCTGGCACTAGCTTTGTGCCGGGTATCCTGGATGAGAATGCCAACCTGGATGCTAGCTGCTTCCTAAATGGTGGCTTTGAAGGGTTGAGAGAAAGTAGCCTCCCTGGCACCTCGGTGCCGCCCAGTGTGGACATTCACCAGAGCAACTCAGTGGACCTCAGCCTGTCTTCCTGCGACTCCTTCGAGCTACTCCAGTCTCTGCCAGATTACAGTCTGGGGCCTCACTATACCTCCCAGAAGGCGCCTGGCAGCCTGGACAACCTCGAGGCATCCCACGGCCCCTTGCCTGGCCTCTCTCCACCGGGGGATGGCAGCACTTGCTTCTTGGAGTCCCTCATGGGCTTGTCTGAACCAGTTGCCGACGCCTTGGCCCCCTTCATCGACAGCCAGTTTGAGGACACTGCCCCGGCCTCTCTGGTAGAGCCTGTGCAGGTTTGA